The Kordia sp. SMS9 genome window below encodes:
- a CDS encoding DUF6624 domain-containing protein — MQSQTSIKTKPVDYTLLKMQLETIRVEDQTLRQLLPEAEVKFGMDSEELRYVWKLIHYQDSINEKKVLAIIDTYGWLSKNNVGEMANQTLWLVVQHAEIETQEKYLPYLETSVANNESDGWYLAFLKDRILMRRGEKQWYGTQVKKDKKLGFTYIYPIANFKKVNERRKAIGLNSIEEYAKTHNYALHKEL, encoded by the coding sequence ATGCAAAGTCAAACAAGTATAAAAACAAAACCAGTAGATTATACGCTACTCAAAATGCAACTAGAAACGATACGTGTTGAAGATCAAACGTTGCGACAATTGCTTCCGGAAGCAGAAGTTAAATTCGGAATGGATTCTGAGGAGTTACGATACGTTTGGAAACTGATCCATTATCAAGATAGTATCAACGAAAAAAAGGTATTAGCAATCATTGACACCTATGGTTGGCTCAGTAAAAATAATGTAGGCGAAATGGCAAATCAAACCTTGTGGTTGGTAGTACAACATGCAGAAATTGAAACCCAAGAAAAATACCTGCCTTACTTAGAAACATCTGTAGCAAATAATGAATCTGACGGTTGGTACTTAGCCTTTCTAAAAGATCGAATTTTAATGCGCCGAGGTGAAAAACAATGGTACGGAACTCAAGTAAAAAAAGATAAAAAATTAGGATTCACATACATATATCCAATTGCCAATTTCAAAAAAGTAAACGAAAGGAGAAAAGCCATAGGACTCAATTCCATTGAAGAATATGCCAAAACCCATAACTACGCATTGCATAAAGAGCTTTAA